Proteins encoded within one genomic window of Synechococcus sp. PCC 7335:
- a CDS encoding DNA-3-methyladenine glycosylase I: MDGLMVGEDGRCRCWWPKDKTDYIDYHDSEWGVPVADDQRLFEKICLEGFQSGLSWLTILRKRENFRAAFLDFDYRQVALYKDADVDRLVQDKGIVRHRKKIESVINNAKRACELVEEVGSMSAYLWQYEPKPSDRPSRCDYETLMTLSQTPASVEMSKDLKKRGWSFVGPTTAYAFMQAVGMVNDHVEGCEWRSRTEELRKTFRRPVL; encoded by the coding sequence ATGGATGGACTCATGGTAGGTGAAGATGGGCGCTGTAGATGCTGGTGGCCAAAAGATAAGACAGACTATATTGACTATCACGATAGTGAATGGGGCGTACCTGTTGCCGATGATCAGCGCCTATTCGAAAAGATCTGTCTAGAAGGGTTTCAATCAGGTTTAAGCTGGCTGACGATCCTGCGCAAAAGAGAAAACTTTCGAGCTGCTTTTCTTGACTTTGACTACAGACAGGTTGCTCTATACAAAGATGCAGATGTAGACCGTCTGGTTCAAGACAAGGGGATTGTGCGACATCGCAAAAAAATAGAGTCAGTGATTAATAATGCCAAACGCGCCTGTGAGCTAGTTGAAGAGGTCGGCTCGATGTCAGCTTATCTCTGGCAGTACGAGCCTAAGCCATCGGATCGGCCCTCTCGCTGCGACTATGAAACGCTGATGACGCTTAGTCAGACGCCTGCCTCAGTGGAGATGAGTAAAGATCTAAAAAAGCGTGGCTGGTCTTTCGTGGGTCCGACCACGGCGTATGCGTTCATGCAAGCCGTGGGAATGGTAAATGACCACGTAGAGGGCTGTGAGTGGCGATCACGCACCGAGGAGTTGCGAAAAACGTTTAGGAGGCCAGTGTTGTAG
- a CDS encoding GNAT family N-acetyltransferase: MSTRIRNFHPSDIEALVHIYNRYIEETTITFDITPHTIEYRREHWMSHYHASGRHRLLVAECDRKVVGYASSSQFRTKAAYDTSVETSIYLDMSFRAKGIGTQLYTALFGALAKEDVHRAYAGITLPNDVSIGIHQKFGFEQVGLFKEVGRKFGKYWDVAWFEKTIGDR; the protein is encoded by the coding sequence ATGTCTACTCGCATTAGAAACTTTCACCCTAGCGATATCGAGGCTTTAGTCCATATATACAATCGCTATATCGAAGAAACAACAATCACGTTTGACATTACGCCGCACACTATTGAGTATCGTAGAGAACATTGGATGTCTCACTATCACGCCTCTGGCAGACATCGACTGTTGGTTGCTGAATGCGATCGCAAAGTAGTTGGCTACGCTAGCAGCAGCCAGTTTCGCACAAAAGCTGCATACGACACTTCTGTGGAAACCAGTATTTATTTAGATATGTCATTTCGCGCTAAAGGCATTGGTACTCAGCTCTACACTGCTCTTTTTGGTGCGTTAGCTAAAGAAGATGTGCATCGTGCCTATGCGGGTATCACACTGCCAAATGATGTTTCTATTGGCATTCACCAAAAATTTGGATTTGAGCAAGTAGGGCTGTTTAAAGAGGTTGGTCGAAAGTTTGGAAAATACTGGGATGTAGCTTGGTTTGAGAAAACAATTGGAGATAGGTAG
- a CDS encoding biopolymer transporter ExbD codes for MRVIDNEADEPLTINILPMIDVIFAILAFFIISTLFLTRSEGFSVDLPEAETAQSQTKVLVTVTIEQNGDISIDKEPVTLDQLAETVREKVGDHEGALVTVQADETIDYGRVIAVMDRVRRVEGTSLGMATQQPVQTEAAQ; via the coding sequence ATGCGAGTAATTGATAATGAAGCGGATGAGCCTTTAACAATCAACATTTTGCCGATGATTGATGTCATCTTTGCGATCTTAGCCTTCTTTATTATTTCGACGCTGTTTCTAACCCGCTCAGAAGGCTTTTCTGTAGACCTACCAGAAGCCGAAACTGCCCAGTCTCAGACGAAAGTACTGGTGACTGTGACTATTGAGCAAAATGGCGATATTTCTATAGATAAAGAACCAGTGACTTTAGACCAGTTGGCTGAAACTGTACGGGAAAAGGTTGGCGACCATGAAGGCGCACTAGTCACCGTGCAGGCGGATGAAACAATCGACTATGGCCGCGTAATTGCCGTGATGGATAGGGTAAGAAGGGTCGAGGGTACGAGCCTAGGAATGGCGACCCAGCAGCCAGTTCAGACGGAAGCAGCGCAGTAA
- a CDS encoding nuclear transport factor 2 family protein, translating to MADTATARKAFDLFAQGWATGNFDPYIALLAEEMTFWFPTGAHRGKFTGVTGRQKMIAKCQDHTVGGDRLTLHPPQYTLTDGASVMFEFEAEGLYVGEPYRGHNAIAFEIEAGKVVGFREYFGDLGV from the coding sequence ATGGCAGATACAGCTACGGCTCGAAAGGCCTTTGATTTGTTCGCCCAAGGCTGGGCTACCGGCAACTTTGATCCTTACATCGCTTTACTAGCTGAGGAGATGACTTTCTGGTTTCCTACTGGTGCTCATAGGGGCAAGTTTACTGGTGTGACGGGTCGACAAAAAATGATTGCTAAATGCCAAGACCACACCGTTGGAGGAGATAGGCTAACCCTTCATCCGCCGCAATATACCTTGACTGATGGCGCTTCTGTGATGTTTGAGTTCGAGGCAGAGGGACTCTATGTGGGTGAACCCTATCGCGGACACAATGCGATCGCCTTCGAAATCGAAGCAGGTAAAGTCGTCGGTTTTCGGGAATATTTTGGCGACTTAGGCGTATAG
- the trxA gene encoding thioredoxin, producing MSAEYIADEAAFDTLIKEDSVVVVDCTASWCGPCKLVAPLMDQLSEEFDGKATVSKLDLDSNKAVANRFGIKSIPAVMFFKNGELMDTLIGVKPYSTFSEAVTSYL from the coding sequence ATGAGCGCAGAATACATAGCCGACGAAGCCGCGTTTGATACATTGATCAAAGAGGATTCTGTCGTGGTTGTCGATTGCACAGCTAGCTGGTGCGGACCTTGCAAACTAGTTGCCCCGCTAATGGATCAGCTTTCAGAAGAATTTGACGGAAAAGCAACCGTGTCCAAACTCGATCTAGATAGCAATAAAGCGGTTGCTAATCGGTTTGGTATCAAGAGCATTCCTGCTGTGATGTTCTTTAAGAATGGCGAACTGATGGATACTCTAATCGGTGTAAAGCCCTACTCTACCTTTAGTGAAGCAGTGACTTCCTATCTATAG
- a CDS encoding SMP-30/gluconolactonase/LRE family protein, whose amino-acid sequence MINSQIEMFVESMHELISSEALLVQLDGDSRHAEGPVYIPSDGSVVWSDVKGDRMLRWHDGSVSVFREPSHFQNGNALDLEGRIVACSHGDRAIVRQAKEGQWRVLVDRYQGKRLNSPNDLVVKSDGTLWFTDPPFGLTQPEEGCGGQQEQSGSFVFRFDPGTGEINAVITDMERPNGLAFSPDETLLYVSDTSAVERPQMCHDIRVYDIINGRKAANMRMFAVVKPGQPDGFCVDAKGNIFTSSQDSVQIYSPAGELLGKIPIPEVCTNVTFGGVNRDHLFITTSHSLYRIKTKTRGAC is encoded by the coding sequence ATGATTAACAGCCAGATTGAGATGTTTGTCGAAAGTATGCATGAGCTGATCTCTTCGGAGGCCCTTCTGGTACAGCTCGATGGCGATTCCCGACATGCCGAAGGACCTGTCTATATTCCTTCGGATGGAAGTGTCGTATGGAGCGATGTGAAAGGCGATCGCATGCTCCGCTGGCATGATGGCAGCGTTAGTGTCTTTAGAGAACCGTCTCACTTTCAAAATGGGAATGCGCTTGACTTAGAAGGTCGTATTGTCGCCTGTTCACATGGCGATCGCGCTATCGTGCGTCAAGCGAAAGAGGGGCAGTGGCGTGTATTAGTTGATCGCTACCAGGGAAAGCGGCTAAACAGCCCAAACGATTTAGTCGTCAAAAGTGATGGGACACTCTGGTTCACCGATCCACCTTTTGGCCTAACTCAGCCGGAAGAAGGCTGTGGCGGTCAGCAAGAACAATCGGGCAGCTTTGTCTTTCGCTTCGATCCAGGCACAGGTGAAATCAATGCCGTTATCACCGACATGGAGCGGCCTAACGGTCTAGCATTTAGCCCCGATGAGACGCTTCTTTACGTCTCTGATACCTCTGCTGTCGAAAGGCCACAGATGTGTCATGACATTCGGGTATATGACATTATCAACGGACGTAAAGCCGCTAACATGCGGATGTTTGCGGTAGTTAAACCGGGTCAACCAGACGGCTTTTGTGTAGATGCAAAGGGGAATATCTTCACTAGCTCTCAAGACAGCGTTCAGATATATTCGCCTGCTGGTGAACTGCTAGGTAAGATACCAATTCCAGAAGTATGTACGAACGTAACATTTGGAGGAGTGAACCGCGATCACCTATTTATTACCACTAGCCATTCTCTCTATCGGATCAAGACTAAAACTAGAGGAGCCTGCTAG
- a CDS encoding antibiotic biosynthesis monooxygenase gives MERISETALDTHEQQVTAVISHAVKPNKQQEYEQWLRDVSAVAQQFQGYCGVSFIRPQDSTSSEYAIILKFDAYKHLKQWIDSPIRKRWIEKAQPLVQRDQDIQILTGFETWFTLPGRLATQPPKRYKMAILTSLSVFVVAQLLGYAVGPLLQFMPALLRALTLVTLTVFLLTYVVMPRIARLFRGWLYPKATH, from the coding sequence ATGGAGAGAATCTCTGAGACTGCGCTTGATACCCACGAGCAGCAGGTAACGGCGGTCATTTCACATGCTGTCAAGCCGAACAAACAACAGGAGTATGAGCAGTGGCTGCGTGATGTTTCAGCAGTGGCGCAACAGTTTCAAGGATATTGCGGGGTTAGTTTCATTCGCCCTCAAGATTCTACATCTTCTGAGTATGCCATTATCCTCAAGTTTGACGCCTACAAACATCTCAAGCAGTGGATAGATTCACCCATTCGCAAACGCTGGATAGAAAAGGCTCAGCCGCTAGTTCAACGCGATCAAGATATTCAAATTCTGACGGGTTTCGAGACCTGGTTTACCCTACCAGGGAGACTAGCTACGCAGCCGCCTAAGCGCTATAAGATGGCGATTTTAACTTCCTTATCTGTGTTCGTAGTAGCTCAGCTATTAGGCTATGCGGTTGGGCCGCTGTTGCAGTTCATGCCTGCTTTATTGCGTGCTTTGACTTTGGTGACGCTGACCGTTTTCCTATTGACCTATGTGGTCATGCCACGGATAGCTCGCTTGTTTCGCGGATGGCTTTATCCTAAAGCCACACACTAG
- the ilvA gene encoding threonine ammonia-lyase, biosynthetic: MVYSDYLERILKARVYDVAQETPLDIAPRLSERLGNQVLLKREDVQSVFSFKLRGAYNKMAQLPSELLQRGVIAASAGNHAQGVALGARELGTSAVIVMPITTPQVKIDAVKARGGLVVLHGDTYDDAYAHARQLEVEKGLTFVHPFDDPDVIAGQGTIGMEILRQHQKPIHAIFVAIGGGGLISGIAAYIKRLRPEVKIIGVEPVDADAMRQSLAKGNRVKLDQVGLFADGVAVRQVGEETFRLCQQYVDDVLLVTTDDTCAAIKDVFEDTRSILEPAGALAIAGIKAYVEREEIQGETLVAIACGANMNFDRLRFVAERAELGEGREAVFAVTIPERAGSLSKFCDILGSHSLSEFNYRIADADQAHIFVGIQIENRADAQAIAHKFRDNGFKTLDLTDDELAKMHLRHMVGGKSPLAQNELLYRFEFPERPGALANFVTKMSPDWNISLFHYRNHGADYGRIVVGMQVPPQEMAQWESFLKTLGYRYWNESDNPAYRLFL; encoded by the coding sequence GTGGTTTATTCTGACTATTTAGAACGCATTTTGAAGGCCCGCGTTTATGACGTGGCGCAAGAAACGCCTTTAGATATCGCGCCGAGGCTATCGGAGCGGCTAGGTAATCAGGTGCTGCTAAAACGGGAAGATGTACAGTCTGTTTTCTCCTTCAAACTACGCGGTGCCTATAACAAAATGGCGCAGCTACCTTCAGAACTGTTGCAGCGTGGGGTGATTGCAGCTTCTGCGGGCAACCACGCACAGGGGGTGGCGCTAGGCGCTAGAGAATTGGGTACGTCAGCGGTAATTGTTATGCCGATCACGACGCCGCAAGTCAAGATTGATGCGGTGAAGGCCAGAGGCGGACTCGTTGTCTTACACGGTGACACCTACGACGATGCCTATGCACACGCACGCCAGCTAGAAGTGGAAAAAGGACTTACCTTTGTGCATCCGTTTGACGATCCAGACGTCATTGCCGGGCAGGGAACGATCGGCATGGAGATCTTGCGACAGCATCAGAAGCCGATTCATGCCATTTTTGTTGCGATTGGGGGGGGTGGTTTAATTTCGGGCATTGCCGCTTATATCAAACGCTTACGTCCTGAAGTTAAGATCATTGGTGTGGAGCCGGTGGATGCTGATGCCATGCGTCAATCATTAGCAAAAGGGAATCGTGTCAAGTTGGATCAAGTAGGCCTGTTTGCAGATGGCGTAGCGGTGCGCCAGGTCGGGGAGGAAACGTTTCGTCTGTGCCAACAGTATGTCGATGATGTGTTGCTGGTAACTACAGATGATACCTGCGCCGCGATCAAGGACGTATTTGAAGATACTCGCTCAATTTTGGAACCCGCTGGGGCGCTCGCGATCGCAGGTATCAAAGCCTATGTAGAGCGAGAAGAAATTCAGGGAGAAACGTTGGTGGCGATCGCTTGTGGGGCCAATATGAACTTTGATCGTCTGCGCTTTGTAGCCGAGCGAGCCGAGCTAGGAGAAGGAAGAGAAGCCGTCTTTGCCGTTACGATTCCAGAGCGGGCAGGCAGTCTCAGCAAATTTTGCGATATCCTCGGTAGCCACAGCCTTAGCGAATTCAACTATCGGATTGCAGATGCCGATCAAGCTCATATTTTTGTGGGCATTCAGATAGAAAATAGAGCCGATGCGCAGGCGATCGCCCACAAGTTTAGAGACAATGGATTTAAGACGCTAGATCTAACTGATGATGAGCTAGCCAAGATGCATTTGCGGCACATGGTAGGCGGCAAGTCACCGCTAGCTCAAAACGAACTGCTCTATCGGTTTGAATTTCCTGAGCGACCGGGCGCATTAGCTAACTTTGTCACGAAAATGAGCCCAGATTGGAACATCAGCCTATTCCACTACCGCAATCACGGCGCAGACTACGGCAGAATCGTCGTCGGGATGCAAGTCCCTCCACAAGAGATGGCTCAGTGGGAATCATTTCTCAAAACCCTGGGCTATCGGTACTGGAACGAAAGTGACAATCCAGCCTATCGACTCTTCTTATAG
- a CDS encoding cold shock domain-containing protein produces MEPVAVIKRLMVWLLRQFQKIAEVLSGRRRMRSPNTTQQITPVTDSSEPGQENAIPSDISLNNININSVAPVAQRVSLSTIPAQELEALEQQAETLKDINKSATDPPAGSSQDLVEDADIHRKLDATAAAISGEEFVNPTTQAAVSELLPSDLDTHTPVGDAAWSPLSVETSDDDQPPSIHDLLPAIEPEEDSVGLDSPAAIFSFDIYESEVDEVGDAKERDEIKESAEVELEGGDVEESLEAETSVLSVSYEEVDELAPLSEVKESLSTTSRAHFDEEQIDLVPESEEQAGEEQINKEQASEEQFSQSQHAQAQTVGEYSDVEQLSEVVSRERAPTLKDSFISAPDSVLTAPVIEESVLEEIDPNKSDLEEPVLEEPNIDKSEPVNPWLTAIPAARQEPNQTNSEELESKSGTVKLLFTIKPGNYHGYIAPDDGSKDILFHQRYINADIFDKIERGSSVIATVKVMAGKAYATHVDLL; encoded by the coding sequence ATGGAGCCAGTCGCGGTGATAAAACGGTTGATGGTTTGGCTGCTTAGGCAGTTTCAGAAGATTGCAGAGGTCTTGTCCGGTCGGCGAAGAATGCGATCACCAAACACTACGCAGCAGATTACCCCCGTCACCGATTCATCTGAACCTGGACAAGAGAATGCTATCCCCTCAGATATCAGCCTCAACAACATCAACATTAACTCCGTAGCACCCGTAGCACAAAGAGTTTCTCTATCAACGATTCCTGCACAGGAGTTAGAAGCGCTTGAACAGCAAGCCGAGACCTTGAAGGATATAAACAAGTCAGCGACCGATCCACCTGCTGGGTCAAGTCAGGATCTAGTAGAAGATGCTGATATCCATAGAAAACTAGATGCGACTGCCGCTGCTATCTCGGGCGAAGAGTTCGTCAACCCTACAACACAGGCCGCAGTATCAGAACTACTACCGTCCGATCTAGATACTCATACCCCTGTCGGTGATGCTGCTTGGTCTCCATTGTCCGTAGAAACTTCTGACGATGATCAGCCTCCCTCCATCCACGATCTGCTACCTGCTATCGAGCCAGAAGAAGACTCTGTAGGTTTGGATTCTCCAGCCGCCATCTTTAGCTTTGACATCTATGAAAGTGAAGTAGATGAAGTCGGTGATGCAAAGGAAAGAGATGAGATAAAAGAAAGCGCTGAGGTAGAGCTAGAAGGAGGTGATGTAGAAGAGAGTCTTGAAGCAGAGACATCTGTTCTCTCTGTTTCCTATGAAGAGGTTGATGAGCTAGCTCCACTATCAGAAGTTAAAGAAAGTCTATCTACAACCTCCCGCGCGCACTTTGATGAAGAACAGATTGACCTAGTTCCAGAAAGCGAGGAACAAGCTGGCGAAGAACAAATCAACAAAGAACAAGCTAGTGAAGAACAGTTTAGTCAATCCCAGCACGCGCAAGCGCAGACCGTTGGAGAATACTCCGATGTAGAACAACTTTCAGAAGTGGTTAGTCGAGAACGAGCGCCTACTTTGAAAGATTCCTTTATCTCAGCACCTGATAGCGTTCTTACTGCGCCAGTCATAGAAGAGTCGGTTCTAGAAGAGATAGATCCAAACAAGTCAGACTTGGAAGAGCCGGTTCTAGAAGAACCTAATATAGATAAGTCTGAGCCAGTTAATCCTTGGCTAACTGCTATCCCTGCGGCACGTCAGGAACCAAATCAGACTAATTCAGAAGAGCTTGAATCTAAGTCTGGTACAGTCAAGCTGCTGTTTACGATTAAACCAGGAAACTACCACGGTTACATCGCGCCAGACGACGGCTCAAAAGATATTCTCTTCCATCAAAGGTATATAAACGCCGATATTTTTGACAAGATAGAGCGAGGTTCTTCTGTGATTGCCACTGTTAAGGTGATGGCTGGAAAAGCTTATGCGACCCACGTAGATCTCTTATGA
- a CDS encoding transketolase C-terminal domain-containing protein, whose translation MTATQAKPKSAFPIDLSAYKRISLDPSNNKLTDEQRDALQANIQLCREAIVFFTATGGARGVGGHTGGPYDTVPEVMVLDALFRGNPDKFVPTFFDEAGHRVGTQYLMSTLNGDLPAEQLMQYRAADSKLPGHPELGLTPGVKFSSGRLGHMWPFVNGVALANPGKTTFLLGSDGAQQEGDDAEAARLAVAKGINVKLIIDDNDVTIAGHPSEYLGGYSVQRTLEGHGIKTLVNDGEDIDALYANICEAIATDGPIAVICKRPMTVGIEGLEGSTHGHDVIPTDLAIKYLEKHGRQEAADYLKNIEKPKHSYEFKGSSDEVGSNRNVFGQATVEVLSKMSDAERKEKVLVVDCDLEGSCGLNHIHKAYPEIFVSGGIMERGNLSAAAGFGMAEGKQGVFATFSAFLEMCISEITMARLNKANLLCHFSHSGIDDMADNTCHFGINNMFADNGLDDGYETRLYFPADAHQMKACVEKVFHDPGLRFIFSTRAKVPMLQDDSGQTLYDGDYTFVPGKDDVIREGTDGYIVSFGDGLYRALDAVERLKEEGLNIGLINKSTLNVVDEQMLEKVGKSPLVMVVESFNEKTGLGARYGTWLLERGYTPKFAHAGTHEEGGGGLWEQFYHQGLDPESIMQKVKKLAGK comes from the coding sequence ATGACAGCAACCCAAGCTAAGCCCAAATCTGCTTTTCCAATAGATTTAAGTGCCTACAAGCGAATCTCGCTTGACCCTTCTAATAACAAGCTGACCGACGAACAGCGCGATGCTCTACAGGCCAATATTCAACTTTGTCGTGAGGCCATCGTTTTCTTTACCGCAACCGGCGGAGCGCGGGGTGTGGGTGGTCATACTGGCGGTCCTTATGACACCGTGCCTGAAGTGATGGTCCTAGACGCTCTCTTTAGAGGCAATCCTGACAAGTTTGTGCCGACTTTCTTCGATGAAGCCGGCCACCGGGTCGGGACACAGTATCTAATGTCTACGCTCAATGGTGATTTACCTGCCGAGCAGCTAATGCAGTACCGCGCTGCGGATTCAAAGCTACCTGGCCACCCCGAGCTAGGTCTGACACCCGGCGTAAAGTTTAGCTCTGGTCGTCTTGGTCATATGTGGCCGTTTGTAAATGGTGTAGCGTTGGCGAATCCGGGTAAAACGACTTTCCTATTGGGCTCTGACGGCGCGCAGCAAGAGGGTGACGATGCAGAAGCAGCTCGCTTAGCCGTGGCCAAAGGCATCAACGTCAAGCTGATCATTGATGACAACGACGTGACGATCGCTGGTCACCCTTCTGAGTATTTAGGTGGCTACAGCGTCCAAAGAACGCTAGAAGGTCATGGCATTAAGACACTCGTGAATGACGGTGAAGATATTGATGCGCTGTATGCAAATATCTGTGAGGCGATCGCCACTGACGGCCCCATTGCCGTGATTTGTAAGCGCCCCATGACAGTTGGCATTGAAGGCTTAGAAGGGAGCACTCACGGCCATGACGTGATTCCAACTGATTTGGCCATAAAGTACCTAGAGAAGCATGGTCGCCAAGAAGCCGCCGACTATCTTAAGAACATTGAAAAGCCTAAGCACAGCTATGAGTTCAAAGGCTCTAGCGATGAGGTCGGCTCTAACCGCAATGTCTTTGGCCAGGCGACGGTAGAAGTGCTAAGCAAAATGAGCGATGCTGAGCGCAAAGAGAAGGTGCTAGTTGTTGACTGTGACCTAGAAGGCTCTTGTGGTCTAAATCACATTCACAAGGCGTATCCCGAAATCTTCGTCAGCGGCGGCATCATGGAGCGGGGCAACCTCTCAGCGGCGGCAGGCTTTGGTATGGCAGAAGGTAAGCAAGGTGTCTTTGCCACTTTCAGCGCGTTTCTAGAAATGTGTATCTCTGAAATTACGATGGCGAGGCTGAACAAAGCTAACCTGCTTTGCCACTTCTCTCACTCTGGTATCGATGATATGGCAGACAATACCTGCCACTTTGGTATCAACAATATGTTTGCTGATAATGGCCTAGACGACGGCTATGAAACTCGCTTGTACTTCCCAGCCGACGCCCACCAGATGAAGGCTTGTGTAGAAAAGGTTTTCCACGATCCCGGTTTGCGTTTCATCTTCTCTACTCGAGCAAAAGTCCCCATGCTACAAGATGATAGCGGTCAGACTTTGTACGATGGCGATTACACCTTTGTTCCTGGTAAAGATGACGTGATTCGCGAAGGCACCGATGGCTACATCGTTAGCTTTGGTGATGGTCTCTATCGCGCGTTGGATGCGGTCGAGCGGTTGAAAGAAGAGGGTTTGAATATCGGCCTAATTAATAAGTCTACGCTCAACGTTGTCGATGAGCAGATGCTAGAAAAAGTCGGCAAGTCGCCTTTGGTCATGGTGGTTGAATCATTCAACGAGAAGACTGGTCTAGGTGCTCGCTATGGTACTTGGCTGCTGGAGCGCGGCTACACGCCTAAGTTTGCCCACGCGGGTACACACGAGGAAGGCGGCGGTGGCCTTTGGGAGCAGTTCTATCACCAAGGACTCGATCCTGAGAGCATCATGCAAAAAGTGAAGAAACTAGCTGGTAAGTAG
- a CDS encoding MotA/TolQ/ExbB proton channel family protein, whose protein sequence is MSLTEIFSAGGVVMWPLLLFSLCAIAVTIERGLFWFRIKKQERDFAKDILQIYRANPYAVFAKLKQHIDLPVSRIFLEALELKGASPNQFRLALESATQAELPCCLLICFAAFTSAKLRCCKNMAVS, encoded by the coding sequence ATGTCTTTAACCGAAATTTTCTCGGCTGGTGGCGTGGTCATGTGGCCGCTGCTGCTGTTTTCTTTGTGTGCGATCGCGGTTACTATCGAGCGCGGTCTGTTCTGGTTTCGTATCAAGAAGCAAGAACGTGATTTTGCCAAAGACATTTTGCAGATCTACCGGGCCAACCCATATGCTGTTTTTGCCAAACTGAAGCAGCATATCGACCTGCCAGTCTCTCGTATTTTTCTAGAAGCGCTAGAGCTGAAAGGCGCTTCTCCTAATCAGTTTCGGCTAGCTTTAGAAAGCGCTACGCAGGCAGAACTTCCCTGCTGTTTGCTAATCTGTTTCGCGGCTTTTACAAGCGCCAAGTTGCGCTGCTGCAAGAATATGGCGGTTAGTTAG